A portion of the Chondrinema litorale genome contains these proteins:
- a CDS encoding putative zinc-binding metallopeptidase codes for MKFKNISATTCIIALMASLVSGCYEKEELSVPVIETPELVDDIDIYIEENFTQKYDMAIRYRFVDNYVGVDERAVPPTLEKVQPMLEFIQKFWIDPYLEVANGADFFANHVPPEIVFLGGPIYNYDGTVTLGTADAGAQITFTNVNDIDTEDKEWVALQLNVVYHEFSHIVHQRYKLPNAFEEIAATGYTSGGSWYTLTDEEALERGFVSPYATSSPNEDFAETVAFYLFYEDFIEYYLTDEEDCTTLVCEQRNEGREKIRQKLASISEHYLKVTGIDLEELRNIIQAKL; via the coding sequence ATGAAATTTAAAAATATATCTGCGACAACCTGTATTATTGCGCTAATGGCCTCCTTAGTATCAGGTTGTTATGAAAAAGAAGAACTCAGCGTGCCAGTAATAGAAACACCTGAGCTGGTAGACGATATTGACATCTACATCGAGGAAAATTTCACCCAGAAATACGATATGGCTATTCGCTACAGATTTGTAGATAACTATGTAGGTGTTGATGAAAGAGCAGTACCACCTACACTAGAGAAGGTACAACCCATGTTAGAATTTATTCAAAAATTTTGGATTGATCCTTATTTGGAAGTAGCAAACGGAGCTGATTTTTTCGCGAATCACGTGCCACCAGAAATTGTCTTTCTTGGAGGGCCTATTTACAATTATGATGGTACAGTTACATTGGGTACCGCTGATGCCGGTGCTCAAATCACTTTTACTAATGTAAATGATATTGATACCGAAGATAAAGAGTGGGTAGCCTTACAGCTTAATGTAGTTTATCATGAGTTTTCTCACATTGTTCACCAGCGATATAAGCTACCAAATGCTTTTGAAGAAATTGCGGCTACTGGTTATACCAGTGGTGGTTCGTGGTATACACTTACCGATGAGGAGGCCCTAGAAAGAGGATTTGTATCTCCATATGCAACTAGTTCACCTAATGAAGACTTTGCAGAAACAGTAGCATTTTATCTTTTCTATGAAGACTTTATCGAATACTACTTGACTGACGAGGAAGATTGTACAACGCTTGTATGTGAACAAAGAAATGAGGGTAGAGAGAAAATTAGACAGAAATTGGCTTCAATTAGTGAGCATTATCTTAAGGTAACAGGAATCGACTTAGAAGAATTAAGAAATATCATTCAGGCAAAATTATAA
- a CDS encoding RagB/SusD family nutrient uptake outer membrane protein, protein MKKLDYKKNHFIKLFTKGIFIFSLILSFSSCDDYLDEVPDNRVALDDLEKAAQLLTNAYPISSYAFTDWMTDDVGYTLGVTIRLNQEQTYMWEDVTSDPTDQDTPIFAWFQSYEAVAHANEVLAVLNELPIEDDDDIDFRNSIESEARLTRAYAHFMLVNLFSKHYDESTASSDLGVPYVEEPETVFIKTYTRNTVQEVYDKVEEDMLKGIELLDDSYFANSGKYHFNRGAALAFASRFYLFKGDYENCEKYSTLLLGASAGSYVRDLTSDEFQAASSSITGYPQLYCSPDLPSNLLLIRKISLVQRTDFAHGPVSDIYNAIFDENPFSGTTDERENPAFVKGDNALFPVRYQSLFQRSSANSDVGFPYHIAMAFKGEEVLLNRVEANIFLNRVDEAIEDLQALADRRYSGADAEVTIARIRSFYGVTNNPNYSDRYILYIYALAERRKEFISQGLRWFDVKRLGIEVEHDLEDGSVITLESEDLRKVLQIPQSAIDVGGLRANPR, encoded by the coding sequence ATGAAAAAACTTGACTACAAAAAAAATCATTTTATAAAGCTTTTCACAAAGGGTATTTTTATTTTTTCACTCATATTATCATTCTCTTCTTGCGATGATTATCTGGATGAAGTACCCGATAATAGAGTTGCACTAGACGACCTAGAAAAAGCCGCGCAATTGCTAACCAATGCATATCCAATTAGTAGCTATGCATTTACAGACTGGATGACAGACGATGTTGGTTATACCTTAGGGGTAACTATCCGACTAAACCAGGAACAAACCTATATGTGGGAAGATGTAACATCAGACCCAACAGACCAAGACACACCTATTTTTGCTTGGTTTCAAAGTTACGAAGCAGTCGCTCACGCCAACGAAGTTTTAGCAGTATTAAACGAGCTTCCAATAGAAGACGATGATGATATAGATTTTAGAAATTCTATTGAATCAGAAGCGAGATTAACCAGAGCATATGCACATTTTATGTTGGTAAACCTATTTTCAAAGCATTATGACGAATCAACTGCTTCTAGCGATTTGGGTGTGCCTTATGTAGAAGAACCTGAAACTGTTTTTATTAAGACCTATACCAGAAACACTGTACAAGAGGTGTATGACAAAGTTGAAGAAGATATGCTCAAAGGTATCGAACTATTAGACGATAGCTACTTTGCAAATTCTGGTAAATACCACTTTAATAGAGGCGCTGCTTTGGCTTTTGCTTCTCGTTTTTATCTTTTTAAAGGCGATTACGAAAACTGTGAAAAATACAGCACATTATTATTAGGAGCATCAGCAGGTTCATATGTGAGAGACCTTACTTCTGATGAGTTTCAGGCAGCGAGTTCCTCAATTACTGGTTATCCGCAATTATATTGCTCTCCCGATTTACCAAGTAACTTATTATTGATAAGAAAAATCTCTTTAGTGCAACGTACAGACTTTGCACATGGGCCAGTAAGTGATATTTACAATGCAATTTTCGATGAGAATCCATTTTCAGGAACAACAGACGAAAGAGAGAATCCAGCTTTTGTTAAAGGAGACAATGCTTTGTTTCCTGTAAGATACCAGAGCTTGTTCCAGAGAAGTAGTGCTAACTCAGATGTTGGTTTTCCTTATCATATTGCCATGGCTTTTAAAGGTGAAGAAGTGCTTTTGAATAGAGTAGAAGCTAATATATTTTTAAATAGAGTTGATGAAGCAATTGAAGATTTACAGGCTTTAGCAGATAGAAGATATAGTGGTGCAGATGCTGAGGTGACTATTGCTAGAATCAGGTCTTTTTATGGAGTTACAAATAACCCGAATTATAGCGACAGATATATTTTATACATCTATGCGCTGGCAGAAAGAAGGAAAGAATTTATTTCTCAGGGCTTACGCTGGTTTGATGTTAAGAGGTTAGGAATTGAAGTAGAGCATGATTTGGAAGATGGTAGTGTCATCACGCTGGAATCAGAAGATCTCAGAAAAGTATTGCAAATACCTCAATCAGCAATAGATGTAGGTGGCTTAAGAGCAAATCCAAGGTAA
- a CDS encoding SusC/RagA family TonB-linked outer membrane protein — translation MRKLLLLLIFSFYYLNNFTHAQDQPIKGQVTAAEDDSPLVGVTVVIKNTSKGVTTNLDGEFTINASTGDELVFQMVGMQSKTVKIGTQTFIQVSLEDEASILDELVVTGFQELDRKLFTGASENVKMDDIKAKGMVDVSRMLEGQVAGVSVENVSGTFGTSPKIRIRGNVSINGNNQPLFVVDGVILEDLANVSTDDFISGNANTLISSSVANLNPSDIESFQILKDASATAIYGARAANGVIVITTKRGKSGKLRVNYSGNFSGKLRPTYNQFYLMNSAEEMSVYRELYRKGLVDISTSVRAKNYGALGKMFNLIANHELDWGVGGTLNEQYLNKYENANTDWFDVLFHDFGLQQQHSLSFTSGSEKSNSYYSLSYLNDQGQTIADNVQRFTGTARNTYFISDKFTFGLKLTGSYREQKAPGTRNREFDPITGRYSRSFDINPLSYALNTSRSMRPYDDDGELEFFRKNYAPFNILQELEENYIDIQVVDVSAQTDFEVRPIKNVVVKSVLQARFANTDRSHVVTENSNQAEAYRANQTQFIQDANNLLYTDPDNPGLNPVVVLPEGGFLYKDQDDLINFYNRNSVEYSLNLNDVHDINILAGQELRYTNRSSNSSTGLGVVYESGGVVVTDPNIIEFFNLQDIDYYSLSNSKDRFFGLFFNGGYAYKSRYVANFTVRYDGSNQLGNSPQARYLPTWNVSGAWNVHNEPFMENIGIFDNLKLRGTYGISGNLPPNASALLNLSSDVTIRPTDTEPYLFIEELTNTELTWEKLKEVNVGVDMGFLGGRINTSVDVYERQGFDLIGVVQTSGIGGQGLKVGNFADMQAKGIEASISTVNIKKKDFSWSTNLNFGYTKDKITRLDFGPRIVDAITQNGAAVLDGPRRGLFSTNFAGLTSAGVPQFYDQDGELVYNFDLQSREDLRETLVYEGPAEPRGAGGFTNTFNYKGFSLRVLLSFKFDYKIRLNDAFYSTYTDFDALPQELVNRWAVPGDEELTDIPVILDRGVANTNGDLNQAYELFNKSTARIADGSHVRLKTVNLSYMLPPNIVSRMGLSTISLSVEGQNLALLYSDDKLNGQDPEFFSTGGVALPQPRLVTFSLNIGL, via the coding sequence ATGAGAAAGCTCCTCTTATTGCTTATTTTTTCTTTTTACTATTTAAATAACTTTACTCACGCTCAAGACCAACCTATTAAAGGTCAGGTTACTGCTGCAGAAGATGACTCTCCATTAGTCGGTGTTACTGTAGTAATTAAAAATACCTCTAAAGGTGTTACTACAAATCTTGATGGAGAATTTACAATAAATGCTTCAACTGGAGACGAGCTAGTTTTCCAGATGGTAGGTATGCAGAGTAAAACTGTAAAAATTGGTACACAAACTTTTATTCAAGTTAGTTTGGAAGACGAAGCTTCCATTTTAGATGAACTAGTAGTAACTGGTTTTCAGGAACTAGATAGAAAACTATTTACAGGTGCCTCTGAAAACGTCAAGATGGATGACATTAAAGCCAAAGGTATGGTGGATGTTAGCCGTATGCTCGAGGGACAGGTAGCTGGAGTCTCTGTTGAAAATGTCTCAGGAACTTTCGGAACAAGTCCCAAAATCAGAATCAGAGGTAATGTATCTATTAATGGTAACAATCAGCCTTTGTTTGTTGTAGATGGTGTAATTCTGGAAGATCTGGCAAATGTTAGTACGGATGATTTTATTTCTGGTAATGCAAATACACTTATTAGTTCTTCTGTTGCCAACTTAAACCCTAGTGATATTGAATCTTTCCAGATTCTGAAAGATGCTTCTGCCACAGCTATTTATGGAGCTAGAGCAGCAAACGGGGTAATTGTAATTACAACAAAAAGAGGAAAGAGTGGAAAGTTAAGAGTAAATTATTCTGGTAACTTTTCCGGAAAACTAAGACCTACCTATAATCAGTTTTATTTGATGAATTCTGCCGAAGAAATGTCTGTTTACAGAGAGCTTTACAGAAAAGGCTTGGTAGATATTAGTACTTCGGTAAGAGCAAAAAACTATGGTGCACTTGGAAAAATGTTTAACCTCATTGCTAATCACGAATTGGATTGGGGAGTAGGAGGGACATTAAACGAGCAATATTTGAATAAATACGAAAATGCTAATACAGATTGGTTTGATGTATTATTCCACGATTTTGGCCTACAGCAACAACATTCACTAAGTTTTACAAGTGGTAGTGAAAAGTCTAACAGCTACTACTCATTAAGTTACTTAAACGACCAAGGGCAAACAATTGCAGATAATGTTCAAAGATTTACAGGTACGGCCAGGAATACTTATTTTATCTCCGATAAATTTACATTTGGCTTAAAGCTAACAGGTAGCTATCGAGAGCAAAAGGCACCAGGTACTAGAAATAGAGAGTTTGATCCTATTACTGGTAGATATTCTAGAAGCTTTGATATCAACCCGCTCAGTTATGCTCTGAATACAAGCCGTAGTATGAGGCCTTATGATGATGATGGTGAACTTGAATTTTTTAGAAAAAACTATGCGCCATTTAACATCCTTCAAGAATTAGAAGAAAATTATATCGATATACAAGTAGTCGATGTATCAGCTCAAACAGATTTTGAAGTAAGACCTATTAAAAATGTTGTTGTAAAAAGTGTATTACAAGCTCGTTTTGCTAACACAGACAGATCTCACGTTGTTACAGAAAACTCAAATCAGGCAGAAGCTTACAGAGCAAACCAGACACAGTTTATTCAAGATGCTAACAACCTGTTATACACAGACCCAGATAATCCAGGACTTAACCCTGTTGTAGTTTTACCAGAAGGTGGTTTTCTTTACAAAGATCAGGATGACCTTATAAATTTCTACAATAGAAATAGTGTTGAATATTCACTTAACCTAAATGATGTTCACGATATAAATATATTAGCTGGACAAGAACTCAGGTATACAAACAGATCAAGCAATAGCTCAACAGGTTTAGGTGTAGTGTATGAGAGTGGAGGTGTTGTTGTAACCGATCCTAATATTATTGAGTTTTTTAACTTACAAGATATAGATTACTATAGCCTGTCAAACAGTAAAGATCGATTCTTTGGTCTATTTTTTAATGGAGGATATGCCTACAAATCAAGATATGTAGCAAACTTTACTGTGAGGTATGATGGTTCGAACCAGTTGGGTAATAGTCCTCAGGCGAGATATTTACCTACTTGGAATGTAAGTGGTGCATGGAATGTACACAACGAACCATTTATGGAAAACATCGGGATTTTCGATAATTTAAAACTGAGAGGTACTTATGGCATATCTGGTAATTTACCTCCTAATGCAAGTGCTTTACTCAATCTTTCGTCTGATGTAACTATTCGCCCTACAGATACAGAACCTTATTTATTTATCGAAGAACTTACCAATACAGAGCTTACTTGGGAAAAGTTAAAAGAGGTGAATGTTGGTGTTGATATGGGATTTCTTGGTGGACGAATCAATACTTCTGTGGATGTATATGAGCGCCAAGGATTTGATTTGATAGGTGTTGTACAAACAAGTGGTATTGGAGGACAAGGGCTTAAGGTTGGTAACTTTGCCGATATGCAAGCAAAAGGGATAGAGGCTTCTATCTCAACTGTCAATATAAAGAAGAAAGATTTCTCATGGAGTACTAACTTAAACTTTGGATATACTAAAGATAAAATTACTCGACTAGATTTCGGCCCTCGAATTGTAGATGCGATTACTCAAAATGGTGCTGCTGTGTTAGATGGTCCTAGAAGAGGTTTGTTTTCTACCAACTTTGCTGGTTTAACAAGTGCTGGTGTTCCTCAATTTTATGATCAAGATGGAGAACTGGTTTATAACTTCGATTTACAATCTAGAGAAGATTTAAGAGAAACTTTAGTATACGAAGGCCCTGCTGAACCAAGGGGTGCGGGAGGTTTTACAAACACTTTCAACTACAAGGGTTTTTCACTTCGAGTGCTTCTATCATTCAAGTTTGATTATAAGATTAGGCTGAATGATGCTTTCTATAGCACTTATACTGATTTCGATGCATTACCACAAGAATTGGTTAACAGATGGGCAGTTCCGGGTGACGAAGAACTTACAGATATTCCAGTTATACTTGATAGAGGTGTTGCTAATACCAATGGTGACCTTAATCAGGCGTATGAGCTTTTCAATAAAAGTACTGCAAGAATTGCCGATGGAAGTCACGTAAGATTAAAAACAGTTAACCTCTCTTACATGTTGCCTCCAAACATCGTATCTCGCATGGGCTTATCAACAATTTCTTTATCTGTTGAAGGTCAAAATCTGGCTTTACTTTATTCAGACGATAAACTAAATGGTCAGGATCCCGAATTTTTTTCAACTGGTGGGGTAGCATTACCTCAACCTAGACTTGTTACTTTTTCTCTGAACATTGGTTTATAA